A stretch of DNA from Marinitoga sp. 1197:
GAAATAGATATTTTATTTTTTTACATGAATTTATAAACCATTCAGGCACATTATTTTTTTTCATTTCCTCTTCATCTTCTGGAGCCAGACCTTTGCCTTTTCTAACCTTTTCCATTATAAAAAATGAATGTTTTTTTTCAAGACCTTTCTGGATTAAATAATTCATAATATCATCACGACATGCGATAACCTCATCAACAGTTGCCTGTTTCGCAACTATTAAATCTCTGGCATTATTTAACCAGACATCCGTTCCGTGGGATAAACCGGAAATCCTAACCAGTGCAGCGAAGGTTTTTGGTTTTGTTTCTTCTAACATGCCTCTAACAAATTGAGTACCAAATTCAGGAATTCCCAATGTTCCAACTGTAGTTCTTAATTCTGAACTTAGATCTACTCCAAGAGCTTTGGATGATGAAAATATAGACATTGTTTCCTTATCATCCATCTTTATATTTTTATATTCTATACCAGTTAAATCACTTAACATTTTCAAAAATGTGGGGTCATCATGTCCTAATGCATCTAATTTTACCAGGTCATCGTGAATAACATGGTAATCAAAATGTGTTGTCATTGTGTTAGCCTTTCTATCATTTGCAGGGAATTGAACAGGAGTAAAATCATAAACATCCATGTTTTTTGGAACAATCATCAAACCACCAGGATGTTGCCCAGTTGTTCTACGAGAGCCTTCTATTTTCTTAGCCAATCTTATAATTTCTGCATTTTTCAAATCTCCGGCATATTCTTCTGCGTATTTTTTTACGTAGCCATATGCGGTTTTTTCTGCAACTGTCGATATTGTACCTGCTCTAAATACATGGTCTGAACCAAATAGTTCTTCTATAAATTTATGAGCTCTTGATTGATATTCACCTGAAAAGTTTAAGTCTATGTCTGGAACCTTATCTCCTTCAAAACCCATAAATGTTTCAAAAGGAATATCCTGACCGTTTTTTTTCATTTCTTTACCACATTTAGGACATTTCTTGTCCGGCAAATCATATCCTGAATCATATGAACCGTCTGTAATAAATTCACTATACTGGCATTCTGAACAGATATAATGTGGAGGAAGAGGATTTACCTCTGTAATTCCCATCATGGTTGCAACTAATGAAGAACCAACAGAACCTCTTGAGCCAACAAGGTATCCGTCATCATTTGATTTTTTTACAATTTTTTGAGCCATTAAATATAATACAGCATAACCGTGATTAATTATTGAATTTAATTCTCTTTCTATCCTTGCTTTTACAATTTCTGGCAAAGGATCTCCATAGATTTCTTTAGCAGTTTTCCAGGTTAATTCTTTAACCTGTTGATCAGCTCCATCTATTATCGGTGGATGTAATTTCCCTTCTAAAGGCTGAATTTCCTCTATTAAATCTGCAATATTATTCGTATTTTTAATAACAATTTCATGAGCTATATTCATATCTTCAAATATTTCATAAGCTGCATCAAGCATTTCTTTAGTAGTTCTAAAATACTTATCAGATGGATATACCGTCTTTTTTTGTCCTTTTGTGGCAGAACCTATAATTAGAGCATCGCGTGCTTTTTTATCTTCCTTATTAAGATAATGAGCATTGCCTGTCATAACAACAGGAATATTATAATTTTTAGCTGATTTATATAATAATTTATAGAATTCTTTTATTTTTTTTATATCCACCTTTGGATGCTCTATACTATCTAAAGGTTGAATTTCTATATAGTCGAATAAACTGATTAATGCATTAATTTCTTCAATAGAAGCTCCTCTTGAAAATTCTTCAAATATAATATTTTTTGAGCAACCACTACCTATTAATAGCCCCTCTCTATTTGCTAATAATTCAGTAAGCAATACAGTAGTATCTCTATAAAAATATTCCGTATGAGCTTTAGACACCAATTTATAAAGATTTTTCAACCCTGTTTTATTTTTTACCAATATTGTAGTGTGATATTTTCTTAATTTTTTAAAATCTATCATCTTTTCAAGATTTATCAATTCATTTAAATTTTTAACCCCTCTGCCTTTAGCTTTTTCAAGTAACTTTAAGAAAGCATATGCAGTAACTTTGGCATCTTCATGAGCTCTATGATGATCAAAATTTCCAAGTCCCAATGCCTTAACAACTTTATCAAGAGAATGCCCGCCTTTTAGGTTAAGTAAAGCTCTTGCCATAGCTAATGTATCTATGTAAGGAATTTTTATATCAATATTCATAACTTCTTTAACCCAACGCCTTAAAAATCTATAATCAAAGTTAGCATTGTGAGCTACCAGAACAGTATTTGATATAAAATTCATGAATTCTGGCAAAACGGTTTCTATAGATGGAGCATCTTCTAACATTTCATTGGTTATTCCGGTAATTTCTTGAATTTTTTGTGGGACATTTTTTGATGGTTTAATTAATTTATGATAAATATCTGAAATTTCTCCGTTTATAATTTTTACAGCACCAATTTCTATAATTTCTTCTGTGTTTGGATCAAAACCTGTAGTTTCAAAATCAAAAACTGTGAAATTTGAATCAAAAGATAGCTCTTCTGAAAAATTGTTTATAATCGATGCCATATTATTAACGAGGTTAATTTCACATCCATATATAGGCTTTATATTATTTTTTTTTG
This window harbors:
- a CDS encoding PolC-type DNA polymerase III, which encodes MKISDFLLSRIGFIPFSLQGDIEINDFLLLKISTPLSETDEKKIKTFFSRLMKMPVKIMFNSKNTLDYILENWIDLIIGNEEENYLRFFLPDIENNTLIFRISNKFALERMKKNKIVIDNILKRNLGYLPDYEFVYDDSININYENFLNSKDNDSQIIDNSDSNDLNIETLNTTNSNINSFQNTNFNHKENETKSDDIVIGKGFKRVSIPLDRLNDIMYQTSQVVVEGRIFHKEFNDRAIILTMYITDEKDSITIKVFKNNAEKVNNTLKENDYIKVEGKITYDEYQKEYVIIPENILKIPPKERIDNEKEKRVELHAHSKFSALDSVLDVEELVKTAAKWGHKAVAITDHEVVQSIPTFYNIAKKNNIKPIYGCEINLVNNMASIINNFSEELSFDSNFTVFDFETTGFDPNTEEIIEIGAVKIINGEISDIYHKLIKPSKNVPQKIQEITGITNEMLEDAPSIETVLPEFMNFISNTVLVAHNANFDYRFLRRWVKEVMNIDIKIPYIDTLAMARALLNLKGGHSLDKVVKALGLGNFDHHRAHEDAKVTAYAFLKLLEKAKGRGVKNLNELINLEKMIDFKKLRKYHTTILVKNKTGLKNLYKLVSKAHTEYFYRDTTVLLTELLANREGLLIGSGCSKNIIFEEFSRGASIEEINALISLFDYIEIQPLDSIEHPKVDIKKIKEFYKLLYKSAKNYNIPVVMTGNAHYLNKEDKKARDALIIGSATKGQKKTVYPSDKYFRTTKEMLDAAYEIFEDMNIAHEIVIKNTNNIADLIEEIQPLEGKLHPPIIDGADQQVKELTWKTAKEIYGDPLPEIVKARIERELNSIINHGYAVLYLMAQKIVKKSNDDGYLVGSRGSVGSSLVATMMGITEVNPLPPHYICSECQYSEFITDGSYDSGYDLPDKKCPKCGKEMKKNGQDIPFETFMGFEGDKVPDIDLNFSGEYQSRAHKFIEELFGSDHVFRAGTISTVAEKTAYGYVKKYAEEYAGDLKNAEIIRLAKKIEGSRRTTGQHPGGLMIVPKNMDVYDFTPVQFPANDRKANTMTTHFDYHVIHDDLVKLDALGHDDPTFLKMLSDLTGIEYKNIKMDDKETMSIFSSSKALGVDLSSELRTTVGTLGIPEFGTQFVRGMLEETKPKTFAALVRISGLSHGTDVWLNNARDLIVAKQATVDEVIACRDDIMNYLIQKGLEKKHSFFIMEKVRKGKGLAPEDEEEMKKNNVPEWFINSCKKIKYLFPKAHAAAYVSMAFRIAYFKVHYPLAFYATYFSVKGDEFNTEIILKGKNAIRSKIFDLKSRSLDVKEKNELTVLELAYEMILRGFGFLAPDIYKSDAKNFIIEEKKLRIPFIKVPNLGEKAAVSIVKARKEKSFLSVEDLLKRTGINKTTIETFRKLGMLKGLPERNQVNLFEGLM